The proteins below come from a single Vidua chalybeata isolate OUT-0048 chromosome 1, bVidCha1 merged haplotype, whole genome shotgun sequence genomic window:
- the NXPH1 gene encoding neurexophilin-1 isoform X1, whose product MQAVYWYAVLLLQPTLYLVTCANLTNGGKTELLKSGSSKSTLKHIWTESSKDLSISRLLSQTFRGKENDTDLDLRYDAPETYSEQDLWDWLRNSTDLQEPRPRAKRRPIVKTGKFKKMFGWGDFHSNIKTVKLNLLITGKIVDHGNGTFSVYFRHNSTGQGNVSVSLVPPTKIVEFDLAQQTVIDAKDSKSFNCRIEYEKVDKATKNTLCNYDPSKTCYQEQTQSHVSWLCSKPFKVICIYISFYSTDYKLVQKVCPDYNYHSDTPYFPSG is encoded by the coding sequence gtTACCTGTGCAAATTTAACAAATGGAGGAAAAACAGAACTTCTAAAATCAGGAAGCTCCAAATCCACACTAAAACACATATGGACAGAAAGTAGCAAAGACTTGTCCATCAGCCGACTGCTGTCACAGACTTTTCGTGGAAAGGAAAATGATACAGATTTGGACCTGCGATACGATGCCCCAGAAACTTATTCTGAGCAAGATCTCTGGGACTGGCTGAGGAACTCCACAGATCTGCAAGAACCTCGGCCCAGAGCAAAGAGACGGCCCATCGTCAAGACTGggaaatttaagaaaatgtttggCTGGGGAGATTTTCATTCCAACATCAAGACTGTGAAGCTAAATCTGTTAATAACAGGGAAAATCGTTGACCATGGCAATGGGACGTTTAGTGTTTACTTCAGGCATAACTCCACTGGTCAAGGGAATGTATCTGTGAGCCTAGTGCCCCCTACAAAAATAGTGGAATTTGACTTGGCACAACAGACAGTGATTGATGCCAAAGATTCCAAGTCCTTTAACTGTCGAATCGAGTACGAAAAGGTTGACAAGGCTACCAAGAATACACTCTGCAACTATGACCCTTCAAAAACCTGTTATCAGGAGCAGACCCAGAGCCATGTGTCATGGCTCTGCTCCAAGCCCTTTAAAGTAATCTGTatttacatttccttttataGTACAGATTATAAACTAGTACAGAAGGTGTGTCCTGATTACAACTACCACAGTGACACACCCTACTTCCCTTCAGGGTGA
- the NXPH1 gene encoding neurexophilin-1 isoform X2, with amino-acid sequence MVPQVTCANLTNGGKTELLKSGSSKSTLKHIWTESSKDLSISRLLSQTFRGKENDTDLDLRYDAPETYSEQDLWDWLRNSTDLQEPRPRAKRRPIVKTGKFKKMFGWGDFHSNIKTVKLNLLITGKIVDHGNGTFSVYFRHNSTGQGNVSVSLVPPTKIVEFDLAQQTVIDAKDSKSFNCRIEYEKVDKATKNTLCNYDPSKTCYQEQTQSHVSWLCSKPFKVICIYISFYSTDYKLVQKVCPDYNYHSDTPYFPSG; translated from the coding sequence gtTACCTGTGCAAATTTAACAAATGGAGGAAAAACAGAACTTCTAAAATCAGGAAGCTCCAAATCCACACTAAAACACATATGGACAGAAAGTAGCAAAGACTTGTCCATCAGCCGACTGCTGTCACAGACTTTTCGTGGAAAGGAAAATGATACAGATTTGGACCTGCGATACGATGCCCCAGAAACTTATTCTGAGCAAGATCTCTGGGACTGGCTGAGGAACTCCACAGATCTGCAAGAACCTCGGCCCAGAGCAAAGAGACGGCCCATCGTCAAGACTGggaaatttaagaaaatgtttggCTGGGGAGATTTTCATTCCAACATCAAGACTGTGAAGCTAAATCTGTTAATAACAGGGAAAATCGTTGACCATGGCAATGGGACGTTTAGTGTTTACTTCAGGCATAACTCCACTGGTCAAGGGAATGTATCTGTGAGCCTAGTGCCCCCTACAAAAATAGTGGAATTTGACTTGGCACAACAGACAGTGATTGATGCCAAAGATTCCAAGTCCTTTAACTGTCGAATCGAGTACGAAAAGGTTGACAAGGCTACCAAGAATACACTCTGCAACTATGACCCTTCAAAAACCTGTTATCAGGAGCAGACCCAGAGCCATGTGTCATGGCTCTGCTCCAAGCCCTTTAAAGTAATCTGTatttacatttccttttataGTACAGATTATAAACTAGTACAGAAGGTGTGTCCTGATTACAACTACCACAGTGACACACCCTACTTCCCTTCAGGGTGA